A window of Aliarcobacter trophiarum LMG 25534 contains these coding sequences:
- a CDS encoding ArsS family sensor histidine kinase, which yields MTIIGLWIDNINLKRVDNFAKEKYLKVVDDILKNIENKNYINSLMIKNDLEQVTVLNKNGLETIYTQDSTFGNISILKYKSLNSYILKIKYLDEEYIFKALEQESLSDKTILNILVFLDIFALLLMFLFIIKILSPLKTITKEIKAFSNGNLSTRIDIKSNDEIGTLANSFNLMASSLEESIKTREELLRDIGHELRTPITKGKFAIENIDDFSQKELLKKIFYDLERLTNELIELEKLNISKLNLTIFSAETLILDSLGKLYLEDERKIDIKISEDFKIEADLYYLSIALKNLIDNALKYSTYFPIIIEVSKNEISISNRGDKLVKDFEHYLKPFTQELAQRDGFGLGLSIVKKVLDRHNFRLLYSFEKGFNTFKILF from the coding sequence ATGACAATAATTGGACTGTGGATTGATAATATAAACCTAAAAAGGGTAGATAATTTTGCGAAGGAGAAGTATTTAAAAGTAGTAGATGATATTTTAAAGAATATAGAGAACAAGAATTATATCAACTCTTTGATGATAAAAAATGATTTAGAACAAGTAACTGTTTTGAATAAAAATGGTTTAGAAACTATATATACACAAGATTCAACATTTGGAAATATCTCTATATTAAAATATAAATCATTAAATAGCTACATTTTAAAAATAAAATATTTAGATGAAGAGTATATCTTTAAAGCTTTAGAGCAAGAGAGTTTAAGTGATAAAACTATTTTAAATATATTGGTATTTTTAGATATTTTTGCCCTTTTATTAATGTTTTTATTTATAATAAAAATTTTAAGTCCACTAAAAACTATAACAAAAGAGATAAAAGCTTTTTCAAATGGAAATTTATCAACAAGAATAGATATAAAATCAAATGATGAAATAGGTACTTTAGCAAATAGTTTTAACTTAATGGCAAGTTCTCTTGAAGAGTCTATAAAAACGAGAGAAGAACTACTCCGTGATATTGGGCATGAGTTAAGAACGCCAATAACAAAAGGTAAATTTGCTATAGAGAATATAGATGATTTTTCACAAAAAGAGCTACTTAAAAAGATTTTTTATGATTTAGAGAGATTAACAAATGAGTTAATAGAGCTTGAAAAGCTAAATATCTCAAAGTTAAATTTAACTATTTTTAGTGCAGAAACTTTGATTTTAGACTCCTTAGGGAAGCTTTATTTAGAAGATGAGAGAAAAATAGATATAAAGATTTCTGAAGATTTCAAAATAGAGGCAGATTTATACTATTTATCAATTGCATTAAAAAATCTTATTGATAATGCATTAAAATATTCGACTTACTTCCCAATCATTATAGAAGTATCTAAAAATGAAATTTCTATTTCAAATAGAGGTGACAAATTAGTAAAAGATTTTGAACATTATTTAAAACCTTTTACTCAAGAGTTAGCTCAAAGAGATGGTTTTGGATTAGGCTTAAGTATTGTAAAAAAAGTTTTAGATAGACATAATTTTAGACTTCTTTATAGTTTTGAAAAGGGTTTTAATACTTTTAAAATTC